The proteins below are encoded in one region of Oncorhynchus gorbuscha isolate QuinsamMale2020 ecotype Even-year linkage group LG01, OgorEven_v1.0, whole genome shotgun sequence:
- the LOC124047254 gene encoding microtubule-associated protein 2-like isoform X6 — protein sequence MADGRQREDTPPQWDPSGAQDPSPPPAHGANGYPPSYRACQPGTAHGAAPPSYTARENGFNGDHAVTAEQVSARIVQEVTAEAVAVLKGEQETRLPSVEDTVNLPPSPPPSPAAEHCFGPLDQDVGDEEEEACPLHHFQNSRERCKFLAPSISVSMPEDDPYHSDEEYYDHPLFSPEWDRSVSSRPSVPAAAFRQIQETVEALTDTFEEEEEEEEVLEEEMEGAAAEIAAALEELWSGDEPELDSPPAEPLEQAVAIGEAHTVPPIQAEAASAAPEGPNGRVEEEEVAEAEGEEESPEEALKMDTDKPDSERSGSLSPDFTEQESPAFLSRDHTAAPLIPKTDMASPSPSLSPLPSNSQSQAKELSKMSILDEPKTVSEKQPSVEVLESTNLTSDSGSGFTTARDQGQGQDVPSDSNEDKSGMSAYFETSALKPDEGSKGVQAEGYYELSTAGEEKKVLGSSSPTVPSPLEINYSMLAQTQSVEEKSDTMGDQKETLPALDRSNECRLSPGKLALDQRSYSLNITIGSMDPSGHGRPRNFSPLATDIMSFTSGSLEESANYLPITIPSVEKEPPPFHPLILETAASVTSDSSSPPHNTATETPGEKTSPQGSESPESPFPPKYYYKNGTVMAPDLPEMLDLAGSRSRLASENTDPEIMRRKSVPVDAQVLGSDSLANLVLGDQSQNQSLAKSESQLEELGYCVFSEYSGPMPSPADLHSPIDSPPQRFTPMALEEKMAEEKLKIDARDKLAEDDKTSQLAESAGSKEKEETKQMGQEDSASEEKDNKKISHENASMENQKDKPASAVKSAESFVTPTVTVTLEEEEKLGDNGPETDAEMAAYERQIRRLEMEDRPLSMEEERELQELREKVKDKFLVHQEAYEEVDAEDVYQLTGVAKDRIGRPIRPSPASSVESTTEEDNVSVTETEKPKQTEGQTTPKKVDIMVMSPSVSVGGLSTTEEDKVLVTETEKPKQTGGQTTPTKLDVMATSPSVSGDGVSTTEEDTVPVMETEKPKQNGGQTTPTKLDVMATSPSVSGDGVSTTEEDTVPVMETEKPKQNGGQTTPTKVDIMVTSPSVSGDGVSTTEEEKVPVMEIEKPKQNGGQTTPTKVDIMVTSPSVSGHCVSTTEEEKVPVMEIEKPKQTGGQTTPTKVDIMVTSPSVSVGGSSTTEEDNVLVMETEKPKQTGGQTTPTKLDVMVTSPSVSGGVVSTTEEDKVPVPEIEKPKQNGGQTTPTKVDIMVTSPSVSCDGVSTTEEEKVSVTEIEKPKQNGGQTTPTKIDVMTMSPTVSGGGVSTTEEDNEKVSKEELKEQVVEVKERTMEENKKVEGEEEDTEQAVEPDEIMIKIKPSMPVEKEEKVEKDRMTNKEEEEEEDSEVLAGAGAALIDVPEPRAAIESVVTVEDDFITVVQTIDEGEEPGHSVRFSTPPEPETPEEEEEESQEVEIMEAASLEEVGDVSEEVLEKEVQASPEKEVQLETEGQTESYDRDETTMDDSILDSSWVDTQDLSTVDVDDDMIMAAEQIEPLRADRVPAPPVKKYKTLQQQKQEKQPVKPKAKSGRVRGREGCVSTPERKPVRKETVCIPREDIKKKKAVNKKTDLTKKAETRSSPSRKSVLKPTAVRHPSPAQPQPHPCARRKPTVGVPEGRRPLSVARQSRDRASSPPLTKIPTCKTRVVALLPPRPNSSCSSHTKKNLLGEVELDRPRPSSGGPRDSTTLPRLIYLDGGSQSPKRSSLPRPASVPRPASILSRRTHHQPHEQEESSTSITSSGSTAPRRPTCTQSMRSRSLCTTTRTPGSTAISPGTPPSYSYSCRTPGTPLTPGTPRSRSLLQEKKVALLRTPPKSPATTPKQLRILNQPLPDLKNIKSKIGSTDNIKYQPKGGQVQIQTKKIDLSHVTSKCGSLDNIRHRPGGGNVRIESVKLDFKDKAQPKVGSLDNAHHTPGGGHIMIESHKLLFRDMAKARVDHGAEIIVTQSPVMGMSGTVSPHRDSHLSSSGSINLLESPQLATLAEDVTAALASRACERLDPPSPGTRSLDLPPASSPPQLRTPSPCLQSTPAPDTFPLPPVHPSSGHLPPASSPPQLRTPSPCLQSTPAPDTFPLPPVHPSSGHLPPASSPEPLNLPQVQPDPKPWTPSLASSPAQVPSS from the exons AGACCGTCGAGGCTCTTACAGACACattcgaggaggaggaggaggaggaagaggtgttggaggaggagatggaagggGCAGCAGCAGAAATCGCAGCAGCTCTTGAGGAGCTGTGGAGTGGGGATGAgcctgagctggacagccccCCAGCCGAGCCCTTAGAGCAGGCAGTGGCCATAGGCGAGGCCCATACTGTGCCACCCATACAGGCCGAGGCAGCTAGTGCCGCCCCAGAAGGCCCTaatgggagggtggaggaggaagaggtggcagaggctgagggggaggaggagagtccTGAGgaag CCTTGAAGATGGACACGGACAAACCAGACAGCGAGAGGAGTGGATCCCTCAGCCCAGACTTCACTGAACAAGAGAGTCCAGCTTTCCTCAGCAGGGACCACACAGCAGCACCCCTGATCCCCAAAACAGACATggcttccccttccccttctctGTCCCCTTTACCTTCAAACAGCCAGAGCCAAGCCAAAGAGCTTAGCAAAATGTCTATACTGGATGAACCTAAAACAGTCTCAGAGAAGCAGCCGTCAGTGGAAGTTCTTGAGTCCACTAACCTCACGTCGGATTCAGGGTCTGGGTTCACTACAGCTAGAGACCAAGGTCAAGGACAAGATGTGCCATCTGACTCTAACGAAGACAAATCGGGCATGTCAGCTTATTTCGAGACTTCGGCCCTGAAGCCAGACGAGGGATCCAAGGGGGTTCAAGCAGAAGGTTATTATGAACTGAGTAccgcaggagaagagaagaaggtcTTAGGGAGCAGTTCCCCAACAGTTCCGTCACCCCTTGAGATCAACTACAGCATGCTGGCACAAACACAGTCAGTGGAAGAGAAATCAGACACGATGGGAGATCAAAAGGAGACCTTACCGGCCCTGGACAGGAGTAACGAATGTAGGCTGTCTCCTGGGAAGCTGGCCCTGGATCAAAGAAGCTACTCTCTCAATATAACGATTGGATCGATGGATCCCAGTGGTCATGGACGACCTAGAAACTTCTCCCCACTGGCCACGGATATCATGTCTTTTACCAGCGGCAGTCTGGAGGAGTCTGCCAACTATCTCCCAATCACCATCCCATCTGTGGAGAAGGAGCCACCACCCTTCCATCCCCTGATCCTGGAGACGGCAGCCTCAGTCACGTCCGACTCTTCATCTCCTCCCcacaacacagcaacagagacCCCCGGTGAAAAGACCAGTCCCCAGGGGTCAGAGTCCCCAGAATCTCCCTTCCCACCCAAATACTACTACAAAAACGGGACAGTCATGGCTCCTGACCTACCTGAAATGCTGGACCTTGCGGGCAGCAGGTCTAGACTGGCTTCTGAGAACACTGACCCTGAGATCATGAGGAGGAAGTCTGTCCCTGTGGACGCCCAAGTCCTTGGCAGCGACTCTCTGGCTAACCTGGTTCTGGGGGACCAGAGCCAGAACCAGAGTCTTGCCAAGAGTGAGAGCCAGCTGGAGGAGTTGGGTTACTGTGTGTTCAGTGAGTACTCAGGGCCCATGCCTTCCCCTGCTGACCTCCATAGTCCCATTGACTCCCCGCCCCAGCGCTTTACCCCTATGGCTCTGGAGGAAAAGATGGCGGAGGAGAAACTGAAAATCGATGCCAGAGACAAACTAGCCGAAGACGACAAGACCAGTCAGTTAGCTGAGAGCGCCGGTTCCAAAGAAAAAGAAGAAACCAAACAAATGGGACAGGAGGATTCAGCTTCAGAGGAAAAAGACAACAAAAAGATCAGCCATGAAAATGCTTCCATGGAAAACCAAAAAGACAAACCAGCTTCAGCTGTGAAGTCAGCCGAGTCCTTTGTAACTCCTACAGTGACGGTTAccctggaagaggaggagaagctAGGAGACAACGGACCCGAGACAGATGCTGAGATGGCTGCCTATGAGAGGCAGATCCGCCGGCTGGAGATGGAGGACAGGCCCCTGAGCATGGAGGAGGAGCGGGAGCTGCAGGAGCTCAGGGAGAAGGTGAAGGACAAGTTCCTGGTGCACCAGGAGGCATACGAGGAGGTGGATGCTGAAGACGTCTACCAACTGACTGGAGTTGCCAAGGACAGGATCGGCAGGCCCATTAGGCCCTCCCCAGCCTCCTCTGTGGAGAGTACCACAGAAGAAGACAATGTTTCAGTTACGGAGACAGAGAAACCTAAACAGACGGAAGGTCAGACAACACCAAAGAAGGTTGACATCATGGTGATGTCTCCATCTGTGTCAGTTGGTGGtttgagcaccacagaagaggaCAAGGTTTtagttacagagacagagaaacctaAGCAGACAGGAG GTCAGACAACACCAACAAAGCTTGACGTCATGGCAACGTCTCCATCTGTGTCAGGTGATGGTGtgagcaccacagaagaagaTACAGTTCCTGTTATGGAGACAGAGAAACCTAAACAGAATGGAGGTCAGACAACACCAACAAAGCTTGACGTCATGGCAACGTCTCCATCTGTGTCAGGTGATGGTGtgagcaccacagaagaagaTACAGTTCCTGTTATGGAGACAGAGAAACCTAAACAGAATGGAGGTCAGACAACGCCAACGAAGGTTGACATCATGGTGACTTCTCCATCTGTGTCAGGTGATGGTGtgagcaccacagaagaagaaAAGGTTCCAGTTATGGAAATAGAGAAACCTAAACAGAATGGAGGTCAGACAACGCCAACCAAGGTTGACATCATGGTAACTTCTCCATCTGTGTCAGGTCATTGTGtgagcaccacagaagaagaaAAGGTTCCAGTTATGGAAATAGAGAAACCTAAACAGACGGGAGGTCAGACCACACCAACCAAGGTTGACATCATGGTGACTTCTCCATCTGTGTCAGTTGGTGGTTCGAGCACCACAGAAGAGGACAATGTTTTAGTTATGGAGACAGAGAAACCTAAACAGACGGGAGGTCAGACAACACCAACAAAGCTTGACGTCATGGTGACGTCTCCCTCTGTGTCAGGTGGTGTTGtgagcaccacagaagaagaCAAGGTTCCAGTTCCGGAAATAGAGAAACCTAAACAGAATGGAGGTCAGACAACACCAACCAAGGTTGACATCATGGTGACTTCTCCATCTGTGTCATGTGATGGTGtgagcaccacagaagaagaaAAGGTTTCAGTTACGGAAATAGAGAAACCTAAACAGAATGGAGGTCAGACAACGCCAACAAAGATTGACGTCATGACGATGTCTCCAACTGTGTCAGGTGGTGGTGtgagcaccacagaagaagaCAATGAGAAAGTTAGCAAAGAGGAGCTGAAGGAGCAGGTTGTAGAGGTCAAAGAGAGGACCATGGAAGAAAATAaaaaggtagagggggaggaagaggatacAGAGCAGGCAGTGGAACCAGATGAAATCATGATAAAGATAAAACCATCAATGCctgtagagaaagaagagaaggttGAGAAGGATAGAATGACaaacaaggaggaagaggaggaggaagatagtgaagTTCTGGCAGGGGCAGGAGCAGCGTTGATTGATGTTCCAGAACCCAGAGCTGCCATAGAGTCAGTGGTGACTGTAGAAGATGACTTCATCACTGTAGTCCAGACCATCGACGAGGGTGAGGAGCCAGGACACAGCGTGCGTTTTTCCACTCCGCCCGAGCCTGAGacaccagaggaggaggaggaggagtcccAGGAGGTGGAGATCATGGAGGCAGCTAGTCTAGAGGAGGTGGGGGATGTCTCAGAGGAGGTCCTTGAGAAGGAGGTGCAGGCCTCCCCAGAGAAGGAGGTGCAGTTGGAGAccgagggacagacagagagctacGACAGAGACGAGACCACCATGGACGACTCCATCCTAGACAGCTCTTGGGTCGATACTCAAG ATCTCTCCACTGTAGATGTGGATGATGACATGATCATGGCTGCCGAGCAGATCGAGCCTCTGAGAGCCGACCGGGTCCCAGCCCCACCAGTCAAGAAGTACAAGACTCTCCAGCAGCAGAAGCAGGAAAAGCAGCCAGTGAAGCCCAAGGCTAAAAGTGGGCGTGTGAGGGGGCGCGAGGGGTGCGTCTCCACCCCTGAACGGAAACCCGTCCGCAAGGAGACTGTCTGTATCCCCAGGGAAGACATCAAGAAGAAAAAAG CCGTGAACAAGAAGACTGATCTGACTAAGAAAGCAGAGACGCGCTCCTCTCCATCCCGGAAGAGTGTGTTAAAGCCTACTGCGGTCCGACACCCAAGTCCcgcccagccccaaccccacccCTGTGCTAGGAGGAAACCTACAG tGGGTGTACCAGAAGGTCGTCGGCCCCTCAGTGTAGCTAGACAGTCTCGGGACAGAGCCTCA TCACCACCATTAACAAAGATCCCCACCTGTAAAACGCGAGTGGTCGCCCTCCTGCCCCCCCGCCCTAACTCATCCTGCTCCTCCCACACTAAAAAGAACTTGCTGGGGGAGGTGGAGCTTGATAGGCCCCGCCCCTCCTCAGGTGGGCCTCGTGACTCTACCACACTACCCAGACTGATATACCTG gaTGGCGGTTCGCAGAGCCCAAAAAGGTCGTCCCTGCCCCGGCCTGCCTCTGTCCCGCGGCCTGCCTCTATCCTCAGCCGGCGTACCCACCACCAACCACATGAACAGGAGGAGAGCTCCACCTCTATCACCAGCTCCGGCTCTACCGCACCCCGTAGACCCACGT GCACACAGTCGATGCGTTCCCGTTCGCTGTGCACCACAACCCGCACCCCAGGGTCCACAGCCATCTCCCCTGGGACTCCTCCCAGCTACAGCTACTCCTGCCGCACACCTGGGACTCCTCTCACCCCTGGCACACCCCGTTCTCGAAGCCTGCTGCAGGAGAAGAAG GTGGCTCTGCTCCGCACCCCTCCCAAGTCACCTGCTACCACTCCCAAACAGCTCCGCATCCTTAACCAGCCCCTTCCCGACCTCAAGAACATCAAGTCCAAGATCGGCTCCACAGACAACATCAAGTACCAGCCCAAGGGGGGACAG GTGCAGATTCAGACCAAGAAGATTGACCTGAGTCACGTGACCTCCAAGTGTGGATCGCTGGACAACATCCGACACCGTCCAG GGGGAGGTAACGTGCGCATAGAGAGTGTGAAGCTGGACTTTAAAGACAAGGCCCAGCCCAAGGTGGGTTCCCTGGATAATGCACACCACACCCCTGGTGGAGGCCACATTATG ATCGAAAGCCACAAGCTGTTGTTCCGTGATATGGCCAAGGCCCGGGTGGACCACGGGGCGGAGATCATTGTGACCCAGTCTCCGGTTATGGGCATGTCAGGGACTGTGTCCCCCCACCGCGACAGCCACCTGTCCTCCTCTGGCAGCATCAACTTGTTGGAGTCTCCACAGCTAGCCACTCTAGCTGAAGACGTCACCGCCGCCCTGGCCAGCAGGGCTTGTGAGCGGCTTGACCCCCCCAGCCCAG GCACCAGATCTCTTGACCTTccccctgcctccagtccaccccAGCTCCGGACACCTTccccctgcctccagtccaccccAGCTCCGGACACCTTccccctgcctccagtccaccccAGCTCCGGACACCTTccccctgcctccagtccaccccAGCTCCGGACACCTTccccctgcctccagtccaccccAGCTCCGGACACCTTccccctgcctccagtccaccccAGCTCCGGACACCTTCCCCCTGCCTCCAGTCCTGAACCCCTCAACTTGCCTCAAGTTCAACCTGACCCCAAGCCTTGGACTCCCTCACTTGCTTCTAGTCCAGCCCAAGTTCCCTCATCATGA